A DNA window from Hydra vulgaris chromosome 13, alternate assembly HydraT2T_AEP contains the following coding sequences:
- the LOC136089606 gene encoding zinc finger MYM-type protein 5-like: MGNSEFPPEISEISATSGENFQHSDPATWPKMTDKTRCFLIQHGPEQERREFFPNTLCDFDNRMRHFSSKWYEKIHPNGEKFVRYWLLYSNKKDSLFCFCCLLFSTTKTNNFSEISKGFCDWKKLNPRIPEHETAMNTKDAILIGKIWKKISRKERPWILICRELSTER, from the coding sequence ATGGGCAACAGTGAATTTCCTCCTGAAATCTCAGAAATTTCAGCAACCTCAGGAGAAAACTTTCAACACAGTGATCCAGCTACATGGCCTAAAATGACAGATAAAACAAGGTGCTTTTTGATTCAGCATGGGCCGGAGCAAGAAAGAAGAGAATTTTTCCCAAACACACTTTGTGACTTTGACAACAGAATGCGACACTTCAGCTCAAAATGGTATGAAAAAATTCATCCCAATGGTGAAAAATTTGTTCGCTACTGGCTGCTGTACAGCAACAAAAaagattctttattttgtttttgctgtctGCTATTTTCAACGACAAAAACCaacaatttttcagaaatttcaaAAGGATTTTGTGACTGGAAAAAACTAAACCCAAGAATTCCAGAACACGAAACAGCAATGAACACCAAAGATGCTATTCTGATTggaaaaatctggaaaaaaatcTCAAGGAAGGAAAGACCTTGGATTCTGATCTGCAGAGAGTTATCAACGGAGAGATGA
- the LOC136089605 gene encoding zinc finger MYM-type protein 1-like, giving the protein MKGLKASIQNLRDIGADNIIKAAAETAIQIGIEGDFPMKRKRKVKQMALYEAEDDFCRLSPETDFGSPCNLVFNSILTQIEWRFEAMSAVSSDFDFLSGHSLSKGSVDELKTKVKNLSKIYKADLDSSDFQSEMASFKYQAAAMMENFEISSPMDILQLIHKYSLTDAYPNTAIAIRIFLTLPVTVATCEISFSKLKIIKNYLRSTMGQEHLSCLAVVSIEHEVANALDFDDVISDFASKKARKVTLN; this is encoded by the coding sequence atgaaaggacTGAAGGCTTCCATTCAGAATCTGAGAGATATTGGGGCGGACAACATTATCAAAGCTGCTGCAGAAACAGCTATCCAAATTGGAATTGAAGGAGACTTTCCTATGAAAAGAAAGCGCAAAGTGAAACAGATGGCACTTTATGAAGCTGAAGATGACTTTTGCCGTTTGTCACCAGAAACAGATTTTGGATCCCCGTGCAACCTTGTGTTTAACAGCATTCTCACACAAATTGAGTGGCGGTTTGAAGCTATGTCTGCAGTATCCTCAGATTTTGACTTCCTCAGTGGACATTCTCTCTCCAAAGGTTCAGTGGATGAACTTAAGACTAAAGTCaaaaatttgtctaaaatttaCAAGGCAGATTTAGATTCTTCAGATTTCCAGTCAGAAATGGCAAGCTTTAAATATCAAGCTGCTGCCATGATGGAAAACTTTGAAATATCTAGCCCGATGGACATTTTGCAGCTCATTCATAAATACTCATTGACTGATGCTTATCCTAACACGGCAATTGCTATTCGCATCTTCCTCACCTTACCAGTTACAGTTGCCACGTGTGAAATTAGTTTCAGTAAACTTAAGatcataaaaaactatttgagaTCAACTATGGGCCAAGAACATTTGTCTTGTCTGGCAGTAGTTTCAATTGAACATGAAGTGGCCAACGCACTTGATTTTGATGATGTCATTAGTGACTTTGCCTCCAAAAAAGCCAGAAAAGTGACCTTGAACTGA